A stretch of Arthrobacter sunyaminii DNA encodes these proteins:
- the metG gene encoding methionine--tRNA ligase translates to MTSSDSQTPFYITTAISYPNGVPHIGHAYEAIATDAMARFKRLDGYDVFFMTGTDEHGLKMQQSADKEGITAKELADRNSAAFQQMSRDLNISHDRFIRTTDKDHYAAAQAIWKRMEEKGDIYLSKYAGWYSVRDEAYYTDDETEVREDGIRYSKETDTEVTWTEEESYFFRLSAYQDKLLALYEAQPTFAAPQSKFNEVISFVKGGLEDLSISRTTFDWGVPVPGNPEHVMYVWVDALTNYLTGVGFPDTESESFQKYWPADVHVIGKDISRFHAIFWPAFLMSADLELPKRVMIHGFLHNKGVKMSKSLGNVVAPKEWADQYGLDSVRFFLLREVPFGGDGSYSHEAVVGRMNSDLANNLGNLAQRSLSMVAKNCGAAVPQPGEFTDEDKAILAAAGELLEISRKAYDVQDFHGALEATWKVLGDTNAYFAEQAPWVLRKTDVERMNTVLYVTLEVLRIVAILIQPVMPDSAAKLLTVLGQDDAAARRFSAIGTPLVPGTPLPAPAPIFPKYEEPAE, encoded by the coding sequence GTGACTTCTTCCGATTCCCAGACCCCGTTCTACATCACCACGGCCATCTCCTATCCCAACGGAGTGCCCCATATCGGCCATGCCTACGAGGCCATCGCCACCGACGCCATGGCCCGCTTCAAGCGCCTGGACGGTTACGACGTCTTCTTCATGACCGGCACCGATGAGCACGGCCTGAAGATGCAGCAGTCGGCGGACAAGGAAGGCATCACCGCCAAAGAACTGGCGGACCGCAACTCGGCGGCTTTCCAGCAGATGAGCCGGGACCTGAACATTTCCCATGACCGCTTCATCCGCACCACGGACAAGGACCACTACGCCGCGGCGCAGGCCATCTGGAAGCGGATGGAGGAGAAGGGCGACATCTACCTCTCCAAGTACGCCGGCTGGTACTCGGTCCGGGATGAGGCCTATTACACCGACGACGAAACCGAAGTCCGCGAAGACGGCATCCGGTATTCGAAGGAGACGGACACCGAGGTGACGTGGACGGAGGAGGAAAGCTACTTCTTCCGCCTCTCCGCTTACCAGGACAAGCTGCTGGCACTCTATGAGGCCCAGCCGACCTTCGCCGCGCCGCAGTCCAAGTTCAACGAGGTCATCAGCTTCGTCAAGGGCGGACTCGAGGACCTGTCGATTTCCCGCACCACCTTCGACTGGGGCGTTCCGGTTCCGGGCAACCCGGAGCACGTGATGTACGTGTGGGTGGATGCCCTCACCAACTACCTCACCGGCGTCGGCTTCCCCGACACCGAGTCGGAGTCCTTTCAGAAGTACTGGCCGGCTGACGTCCATGTCATCGGCAAGGACATCTCCCGCTTCCACGCCATCTTCTGGCCCGCGTTCCTGATGTCCGCGGACCTGGAACTGCCCAAGCGCGTGATGATCCACGGCTTCCTGCACAACAAGGGCGTCAAGATGTCCAAGTCCCTGGGCAACGTGGTGGCGCCCAAGGAGTGGGCCGACCAGTACGGCCTGGACTCCGTGCGGTTCTTCCTGCTGCGTGAAGTGCCCTTCGGCGGCGACGGCTCCTACAGCCACGAGGCCGTGGTGGGCCGGATGAACTCGGACCTCGCCAACAACCTGGGCAACCTGGCCCAGCGCTCGCTGTCCATGGTGGCCAAGAACTGCGGCGCCGCAGTTCCTCAGCCGGGAGAATTCACCGACGAGGACAAGGCCATCCTGGCCGCCGCCGGCGAACTCCTGGAGATCTCCCGCAAGGCCTACGACGTTCAGGACTTCCACGGTGCGCTCGAAGCCACATGGAAGGTCCTCGGCGACACCAACGCCTACTTCGCCGAGCAGGCACCCTGGGTGCTGCGGAAGACCGACGTCGAGCGCATGAACACCGTGCTCTACGTGACGCTGGAGGTGCTGCGGATCGTGGCCATCCTCATCCAGCCCGTGATGCCGGACAGCGCCGCCAAGCTGCTGACGGTCCTGGGCCAGGACGACGCCGCCGCCCGCCGGTTCAGTGCGATCGGCACCCCTCTGGTGCCGGGCACACCGCTGCCGGCTCCGGCGCCGATCTTCCCGAAGTACGAGGAACCTGCCGAGTAA
- a CDS encoding FtsX-like permease family protein: protein MSAVASALLRAVDSSPLAVPLRITWLLNRPGTAGRTAALLPAASFAVVTTLLLTVLAGALSFLQWGDEEGDLYLLLACFALILLVLPLITLGGSAARLSARRRDEHLSTLRLLGASAKTVRRVTVLEASAQAFAGALGGVAGYLVLAPFVQLIHFRGAALGAAYWLHPAASAATVLAVVLLAAVSSAVGLRRVTVSPLGVRTRAVPQKVRGRRAVAAVVIIAGCVLALMTPIAVAALALAVLFGAFAAGLAVLNLVGPWLVAVSARRRLRRAATPQALLAARIVLDAPKAAWRQVSALSMVCFTAVVAGAGASVLQGVQAEGLEDFLPGDVMTGVLITVVAGFLMVACSAGINQAATVLDRADLYRSLDRMGMPRSVIDDARIGAVMQPLLLVSVVSTAVPALLLFPLTGAAVLFAPVSMIFLAASVAAGVALVRAGLAATGPVLTGVLDGES from the coding sequence ATGAGCGCCGTGGCCTCCGCCCTGCTCCGCGCAGTGGACTCCTCTCCGCTGGCCGTACCGCTGCGTATTACCTGGCTGCTGAACCGCCCCGGTACCGCCGGGCGGACAGCGGCTCTGCTGCCGGCCGCGTCCTTCGCCGTGGTCACCACCTTGCTGCTGACGGTCCTCGCCGGTGCCCTGTCCTTCCTGCAGTGGGGGGACGAAGAGGGTGACCTGTACCTGCTGCTCGCGTGCTTTGCCCTCATTTTGCTGGTGCTTCCCCTGATCACGCTGGGAGGTTCGGCTGCGCGGCTCTCCGCCCGCCGCCGCGACGAGCACCTCTCAACCCTGCGCCTGCTGGGTGCTTCCGCAAAGACGGTCCGCCGGGTGACGGTTCTGGAGGCCAGTGCCCAGGCGTTCGCGGGTGCACTGGGAGGCGTGGCCGGCTATCTGGTGCTCGCGCCGTTTGTCCAGCTGATTCATTTCCGCGGAGCAGCGCTGGGCGCCGCCTACTGGCTGCACCCGGCGGCCAGTGCCGCAACGGTGCTGGCGGTGGTGCTCCTGGCGGCGGTCAGCTCCGCCGTCGGCCTGCGCCGGGTGACGGTTTCGCCGCTTGGCGTCCGCACCCGTGCCGTGCCGCAAAAGGTGCGGGGGCGCCGGGCCGTGGCGGCGGTGGTCATCATCGCCGGCTGTGTCCTCGCCCTGATGACCCCCATTGCTGTGGCCGCCCTGGCACTGGCCGTCCTGTTCGGTGCCTTTGCCGCCGGGCTGGCGGTCCTGAACCTGGTGGGGCCGTGGCTGGTGGCTGTCTCCGCCCGCCGACGGCTGCGCCGGGCGGCAACGCCGCAGGCGCTGCTTGCTGCCCGAATTGTGCTGGACGCGCCCAAAGCGGCCTGGCGGCAGGTCAGCGCACTGTCCATGGTTTGCTTCACCGCCGTCGTTGCCGGAGCTGGTGCCTCGGTCCTGCAGGGGGTGCAGGCGGAGGGACTTGAGGATTTCCTGCCTGGAGACGTAATGACGGGCGTCCTGATCACCGTGGTCGCCGGATTCCTCATGGTCGCCTGCTCGGCCGGCATCAACCAGGCCGCCACCGTGCTGGACCGTGCGGACCTGTACCGCAGCCTGGACCGGATGGGGATGCCGCGCAGCGTCATAGACGATGCCCGAATTGGAGCCGTCATGCAGCCGCTTCTGTTGGTGAGCGTGGTGTCCACGGCGGTGCCTGCCCTGCTGCTCTTCCCGCTCACCGGAGCCGCGGTGCTGTTCGCGCCGGTGTCCATGATCTTCCTGGCGGCGTCGGTTGCTGCCGGGGTGGCGCTGGTGCGCGCAGGACTCGCGGCGACGGGCCCGGTCCTGACGGGTGTCCTGGACGGTGAGTCTTAG
- a CDS encoding ABC transporter ATP-binding protein, translated as MTASMSGAPLLAAENLVKTYDGAPALAGVSLTVRPGESLAVMGASGSGKTTLLHCLAGITSPDAGRVRLFRDTALPIEVTALNDDARSALRRREFGFVFQQGLLIPELTAGENVALALMLDGTARREAEQAAAGALAALGLTGMEERRIGELSGGQAQRVAIARAQVTGARMLFADEPTGALDSRTSAEVMGQLLQTVQGTGRALVVVTHDSDVARWCSRIITLADGVVVADTAGAAGIRR; from the coding sequence ATGACTGCATCCATGTCCGGTGCGCCCCTGCTGGCGGCCGAGAACCTTGTAAAGACGTACGACGGCGCTCCGGCCCTGGCAGGGGTCAGCCTCACTGTCCGCCCCGGAGAGTCCCTCGCCGTCATGGGAGCCTCCGGCTCCGGAAAAACCACGCTCCTGCACTGCCTGGCCGGCATCACCTCGCCCGACGCCGGACGGGTTCGGTTGTTCCGGGATACAGCGCTGCCGATTGAGGTCACAGCCCTGAACGACGACGCCCGGTCCGCCCTGCGCCGGCGGGAGTTCGGCTTCGTGTTCCAGCAGGGGCTGCTCATACCCGAGCTCACCGCCGGAGAGAACGTGGCCCTGGCCCTCATGCTTGACGGCACGGCCCGCCGGGAGGCGGAACAGGCTGCAGCCGGCGCATTGGCCGCCCTGGGACTGACCGGCATGGAGGAACGGCGGATCGGTGAGCTTTCCGGGGGACAGGCGCAGCGGGTAGCCATCGCCCGGGCACAGGTCACCGGCGCCCGGATGCTGTTCGCTGACGAACCCACGGGCGCCCTGGACTCCCGCACTTCAGCAGAAGTCATGGGACAGCTGCTGCAAACGGTGCAGGGAACCGGACGGGCCCTGGTGGTTGTCACCCACGATTCCGATGTTGCCCGCTGGTGCAGCCGGATCATCACCCTGGCCGACGGCGTCGTGGTGGCGGACACCGCCGGCGCCGCGGGAATCCGCCGATGA
- the serA gene encoding phosphoglycerate dehydrogenase, which translates to MTATKPVVLIAEELSPATVQALGPDFEIRSTNGADRTQLLSAIADVDAILVRSATQVDAEAIAAAKNLKVIARAGVGLDNVDIKAATQAGVMVVNAPTSNIISAAELTVGHILSLARHIPQASAALKGGEWKRSKYSGIELFEKKIGIIGLGRIGALVAARLQGFGTEILAYDPYITPARAAQLNVRLVTLDELLEQADFVTIHMPKTPETVGMLGAEAFDKMKDTAYVVNVARGGLVDEDALYTALTEGKIAGAGVDVFVKEPSTDLPFQALDNVIVTPHLGASTEEAQEKAGVSVAKSVRLALAGELVPDAVNVAGGIIAEDVRPGIPLIEKLGRIFTALSSDSVTAIDIEVAGEIAALDVKALELAALKGIFTDIVSEQVSYVNAPVLAEQRGIEVRLLKTPDVDDYRNVLTIRGALSDGTQLEVAGTLTGPKQIEKLVGVNGYDLEIPISEHLLVLIYADRPGVIGALGRVLGEKNINIAGMQVARNTEGGQALSLLTVDSSVPQDVLETLRTEIGATVVREVDLQG; encoded by the coding sequence GTGACAGCCACCAAGCCCGTCGTACTTATTGCGGAAGAACTTTCCCCGGCCACAGTTCAGGCCCTGGGTCCGGACTTTGAGATCCGTTCCACCAACGGAGCGGACCGGACGCAGCTGCTCTCCGCCATTGCGGACGTGGATGCCATCCTGGTGCGCTCGGCCACCCAGGTGGACGCCGAAGCCATCGCTGCCGCGAAGAACCTCAAGGTCATTGCCCGGGCCGGTGTCGGCCTGGACAACGTGGACATCAAGGCCGCCACCCAGGCCGGTGTCATGGTGGTCAACGCCCCGACGTCGAACATCATCTCCGCCGCGGAACTGACCGTCGGCCACATCCTTTCCCTGGCCCGCCACATTCCGCAGGCCAGTGCAGCCCTCAAGGGCGGCGAGTGGAAGCGCTCCAAGTACTCCGGCATTGAGCTGTTCGAAAAGAAGATCGGCATCATCGGCCTGGGCCGCATCGGAGCCCTGGTGGCCGCCCGGCTGCAGGGCTTCGGCACCGAAATCCTCGCCTATGACCCGTACATCACCCCGGCCCGCGCCGCCCAGCTGAATGTCCGCCTGGTGACGCTGGACGAGCTGCTGGAGCAGGCTGACTTTGTCACCATCCACATGCCCAAGACCCCCGAGACGGTGGGGATGCTCGGCGCCGAGGCCTTCGACAAGATGAAGGACACCGCCTACGTGGTGAACGTGGCCCGCGGCGGCCTGGTGGATGAGGATGCCCTCTACACCGCGCTGACCGAGGGCAAGATCGCCGGTGCCGGTGTGGACGTCTTCGTGAAGGAACCCTCCACCGACCTGCCGTTCCAGGCTCTGGACAATGTCATTGTCACCCCTCATCTGGGCGCCTCCACCGAGGAAGCCCAGGAAAAGGCCGGCGTCTCCGTCGCCAAATCGGTCCGTCTGGCCCTCGCCGGCGAACTGGTGCCCGACGCCGTGAACGTGGCCGGCGGCATCATTGCCGAGGACGTCCGCCCGGGCATCCCGCTGATCGAAAAGCTGGGACGCATCTTCACCGCGCTCTCCTCCGACTCCGTCACCGCCATCGACATTGAGGTGGCCGGCGAGATCGCCGCGCTGGACGTCAAGGCCCTGGAACTGGCAGCACTCAAGGGCATCTTCACGGACATCGTCTCCGAGCAGGTCTCCTACGTGAACGCTCCGGTCCTGGCCGAGCAGCGCGGCATAGAGGTCCGTCTGCTCAAGACCCCCGATGTGGATGACTACCGCAACGTACTGACCATCCGCGGCGCCCTCTCGGACGGCACCCAGCTGGAAGTCGCCGGTACCCTGACCGGGCCCAAGCAGATCGAAAAGCTTGTGGGCGTCAACGGTTATGACCTCGAGATCCCGATCAGCGAGCACCTGCTGGTGCTCATCTACGCCGACCGCCCCGGCGTCATCGGCGCCCTGGGCCGGGTCCTGGGGGAGAAGAACATCAACATTGCCGGCATGCAGGTGGCCCGCAACACCGAGGGCGGCCAGGCCCTGTCACTGCTGACCGTGGATTCCTCCGTTCCGCAGGACGTGCTGGAAACACTGCGCACCGAAATCGGTGCCACCGTGGTCCGCGAGGTCGACCTGCAGGGCTGA
- the ilvC gene encoding ketol-acid reductoisomerase, whose product MTDMYYDDDADLSIIQGRTVAVIGYGSQGHAHALSLRDSGVDVRVGLKEGSKSRAKAEAEGLRVLSVADAVAEADLIMVLTPDQVQRFVYAEEIAPNLQAGDALFFGHGFNIRYGYIQPPADVDVALVAPKGPGHIVRREFEAGRGVPDLIAVEQNPSGKAKELALSYAKAIGGTRAGVIETTFTEETETDLFGEQAVLCGGASQLIQYGFETLTEAGYKPEVAYFEVLHELKLIVDLMVEGGIAKQRWSVSDTAEYGDYVSGPRVIDESVKENMKAVLADIQNGAFAKRFIDDQDADATEFKALRQKGEDHPIEATGRELRKLFSWIKSDDDYTEGSVSR is encoded by the coding sequence GTGACTGACATGTATTACGACGACGACGCCGACCTGTCCATCATCCAGGGACGTACCGTCGCGGTCATCGGCTACGGAAGCCAGGGCCACGCCCACGCTCTCAGCCTGCGCGATTCCGGCGTTGACGTCCGCGTTGGCCTCAAGGAAGGCTCGAAGTCCCGCGCCAAGGCCGAAGCTGAGGGCCTGCGTGTCCTCAGCGTTGCCGACGCCGTTGCCGAGGCTGACCTCATCATGGTGCTCACCCCGGACCAGGTCCAGCGCTTCGTGTACGCCGAGGAGATCGCCCCGAACCTGCAGGCCGGCGACGCCCTGTTCTTCGGCCACGGCTTCAACATCCGTTACGGCTACATCCAGCCGCCGGCGGACGTCGACGTCGCACTGGTTGCCCCCAAGGGTCCGGGCCACATTGTGCGCCGCGAATTCGAAGCCGGCCGCGGTGTTCCCGACCTCATCGCCGTCGAGCAGAACCCCTCCGGCAAGGCCAAGGAACTGGCCCTGTCCTACGCCAAGGCCATTGGCGGCACCCGCGCCGGCGTCATCGAGACCACCTTCACCGAAGAGACCGAAACGGACCTCTTCGGCGAGCAGGCTGTCCTCTGCGGCGGTGCATCACAGCTGATCCAGTACGGCTTCGAGACCCTGACCGAAGCCGGCTACAAGCCCGAGGTCGCGTACTTCGAGGTGCTGCACGAGCTCAAGCTCATCGTTGACCTGATGGTCGAAGGCGGCATCGCCAAGCAGCGCTGGAGCGTTTCGGACACCGCCGAGTACGGCGACTACGTTTCCGGACCCCGCGTCATTGACGAGAGCGTGAAGGAAAACATGAAGGCCGTCCTGGCGGACATCCAGAACGGTGCCTTCGCCAAGCGCTTCATCGATGACCAGGACGCCGACGCTACGGAGTTCAAGGCACTGCGCCAGAAGGGCGAAGACCACCCGATCGAGGCCACCGGCCGCGAACTGCGCAAGCTCTTCTCCTGGATCAAGTCCGACGACGATTACACCGAAGGCTCCGTCTCCCGCTAG
- the ilvN gene encoding acetolactate synthase small subunit codes for MARHTLSVLVEDVPGVLTRVASLFARRAFNINSLAVGPSEVPGLSRITVVVEAEGDLLEQVTKQLNKLVNVIKIVELVPESSVQRDHILVKVRADAATRLQVTQAAELFRSSVVDVSTDSLIVEATGTAEKLNALLAVLEPFGIREIVQSGTLAIGRGSKSMGDRAHLRTA; via the coding sequence ATGGCACGCCACACCCTTTCCGTACTGGTTGAAGACGTTCCCGGTGTCCTGACCCGCGTCGCGTCCCTGTTTGCCCGCCGGGCATTCAACATCAATTCTTTGGCTGTCGGCCCCTCGGAGGTGCCGGGACTGTCCCGCATCACGGTGGTGGTCGAGGCCGAGGGTGACCTGCTGGAACAGGTCACCAAACAACTGAACAAGCTCGTCAATGTCATCAAGATTGTTGAGCTGGTTCCCGAGTCTTCCGTGCAACGCGACCACATCTTGGTCAAGGTTCGCGCGGATGCCGCAACCCGGCTGCAGGTAACCCAGGCAGCCGAGCTGTTCCGTTCTTCAGTGGTTGACGTGTCCACCGACTCGCTGATCGTTGAAGCCACAGGCACCGCCGAAAAGCTCAATGCACTCCTTGCAGTGCTTGAACCCTTTGGCATCCGCGAAATAGTTCAATCCGGAACGCTGGCCATCGGCCGCGGCTCCAAGTCCATGGGCGACCGCGCGCACCTGCGCACCGCCTAG
- a CDS encoding acetolactate synthase large subunit codes for MSKGSPISPSLMANKASVAAKAAAAKTRDVASSVSVPSEAVDTRVQGSNNVVPPTEMTGSKAIVRALEELGVEDIFGLPGGAILPTYDPLMDSTKLRHILVRHEQGAGHAAEGYAMVTGRAGVCIATSGPGATNLVTALADAHMDSVPMVAITGQVSSAFIGSDAFQEADIVGITMPITKHSYLVTNADDIPRVLAEAFHIATSGRPGPVLVDISKDAQQAKTMFSWPPRIDLPGYRTVVRGHSKQVREAARLIAASHRPVFYVGGGVLKADASAELLELAELVGAPVVTTLQARGVFPDSHRQHAGMPGMHGSVSAVTALQQSDLLITLGARFDDRVTGVLSSFAPGAKVIHADIDPAEISKNRPADVPIVGSVKEILPELSDAVRAQFAVERPDIAPWWEVIDRLREIYPMGYSEPEDGHIAPQKVIERIGALTGPEGVYVAGVGQHQMWAAQFIKYERPRAWLNSGGLGTMGYSVPAAMGAKVGNPDRVVWAIDGDGCFQMTNQELATCLINKIPIKVAIINNSSLGMVRQWQTLFYESRYSNTDLNTGHDTVRVPDFVKLADAYGCAGLRCEREEDIDDTIRQALAINDRPVVIDFVVSRDSMVWPMVPSGVSNDLIQIARNMTPTWEEED; via the coding sequence ATGAGTAAGGGATCGCCAATCAGCCCGTCGCTGATGGCCAACAAGGCCAGCGTTGCCGCCAAGGCAGCCGCTGCCAAGACGCGTGATGTTGCCTCTTCCGTTTCCGTTCCGTCCGAAGCCGTGGACACCCGGGTGCAGGGCTCCAACAATGTTGTTCCGCCCACCGAGATGACCGGCTCCAAGGCTATTGTCCGGGCGCTGGAAGAGCTGGGCGTTGAGGACATCTTCGGCCTGCCCGGCGGCGCAATCCTTCCGACGTATGACCCGCTCATGGATTCCACCAAGCTCCGGCACATCCTGGTCCGCCACGAACAGGGAGCCGGACACGCCGCAGAGGGTTACGCCATGGTTACCGGCCGTGCCGGAGTCTGCATCGCCACGTCCGGGCCCGGCGCCACCAACCTGGTGACCGCCCTCGCAGACGCACACATGGACTCGGTTCCCATGGTTGCCATCACGGGCCAGGTGTCCAGCGCCTTCATCGGCAGCGACGCCTTCCAGGAAGCGGACATCGTGGGCATCACCATGCCCATCACGAAGCATTCCTACCTGGTCACCAACGCGGATGACATCCCCCGGGTCCTGGCCGAGGCCTTCCACATTGCCACCAGCGGCCGCCCCGGACCGGTGCTGGTGGACATCTCCAAGGACGCCCAGCAGGCCAAGACCATGTTCTCCTGGCCGCCCCGGATTGATCTGCCCGGCTACCGCACCGTGGTGCGCGGCCACTCCAAGCAGGTGCGCGAAGCCGCACGCCTGATCGCGGCGTCGCACCGTCCCGTGTTCTACGTTGGCGGCGGCGTGCTGAAGGCTGATGCCTCTGCAGAGCTGCTGGAGCTGGCCGAGCTGGTGGGCGCGCCCGTCGTCACCACGCTGCAGGCCCGCGGCGTCTTCCCCGATTCGCACCGTCAGCACGCGGGCATGCCCGGCATGCACGGTTCCGTCTCGGCGGTCACGGCCCTGCAGCAGTCGGACCTGCTTATCACCCTCGGTGCCCGCTTCGATGACCGCGTCACCGGCGTGCTGTCCTCCTTTGCCCCCGGGGCGAAGGTCATCCACGCGGACATCGACCCCGCCGAAATCTCCAAGAACCGGCCTGCGGACGTGCCGATTGTGGGCTCGGTCAAGGAGATCCTCCCTGAACTGTCCGACGCCGTACGCGCTCAGTTCGCCGTCGAGCGCCCCGACATTGCCCCCTGGTGGGAAGTCATTGACCGCCTGCGCGAGATCTACCCCATGGGTTACAGCGAACCCGAGGACGGCCACATTGCCCCGCAGAAGGTCATCGAACGCATCGGTGCACTCACCGGCCCGGAAGGCGTGTACGTGGCCGGCGTGGGCCAGCATCAGATGTGGGCCGCCCAGTTCATCAAGTACGAACGTCCCCGCGCCTGGCTGAACTCCGGCGGGCTGGGCACCATGGGCTATTCGGTGCCCGCAGCCATGGGTGCCAAGGTCGGCAACCCGGACCGTGTGGTCTGGGCCATCGACGGCGACGGCTGCTTCCAGATGACCAACCAGGAACTGGCCACCTGCCTGATCAACAAGATCCCGATCAAGGTTGCCATCATCAACAACTCCTCGCTGGGCATGGTGCGGCAGTGGCAGACCCTCTTCTACGAGTCCCGCTACTCCAACACGGACCTGAACACCGGTCATGACACCGTCCGGGTTCCGGACTTCGTGAAGCTTGCGGACGCCTACGGCTGCGCCGGACTGCGGTGCGAGCGCGAAGAGGACATTGACGATACGATCCGCCAGGCCCTGGCGATCAACGACCGCCCGGTGGTCATTGACTTTGTGGTCAGCCGCGACTCAATGGTGTGGCCGATGGTTCCCTCCGGCGTTTCCAATGACCTGATCCAGATTGCCCGCAACATGACACCCACCTGGGAAGAGGAGGACTAG
- the ilvD gene encoding dihydroxy-acid dehydratase yields MSVENTPDIKPRSRVVTDGIHAAPARGMFRAVGMGDDDFAKPQIGVASSWNEITPCNLSLNRLAQGAKEGVHAGGGFPMQFGTISVSDGISMGHEGMHFSLVSREVIADSVETVMMAERLDGSILLAGCDKSLPGMLMAAARLDLSSVFLYAGSIMPGFAKMEDGTEREVTLIDAFEAVGACAAGKMSLKDLDTIERAICPGEGACGGMYTANTMACIGEALGMSLPGSAAPPSADRRRDEFARKSGEAVVNLLRKGITARDIMTKKAFENAIAVTMAFGGSTNAVLHLLAIAREAHVDLTLEDFNRIGDRIPHLGDLKPFGRYVMHDVDKIGGVPVIMKALLDAGLIHGDCLTVTGKTVAENLASINPPDPDGKVLRAMDNPIHKTGGITILHGSMAPEGAVVKSAGFDADVFEGTARVFEREQGALDALDHGEIHAGDVVVIRYEGPKGGPGMREMLAITGAIKGAGLGKDVLLLTDGRFSGGTTGLCIGHVAPEAVDGGPIAFVKDGDRIRVDIAARSFDLLVDESELEARKVGWKPLPGKFTTGVLGKYTKLVNSASTGAYCG; encoded by the coding sequence ATGAGTGTGGAGAATACCCCTGACATCAAACCCCGCAGCCGAGTCGTCACGGACGGGATCCATGCAGCCCCGGCCCGCGGCATGTTCCGGGCCGTCGGAATGGGGGACGACGATTTCGCAAAGCCGCAGATCGGCGTCGCCAGTTCCTGGAACGAGATCACCCCCTGCAACCTGTCCCTGAACCGGCTGGCCCAGGGCGCCAAGGAAGGCGTCCACGCCGGCGGCGGGTTCCCCATGCAGTTCGGCACCATCTCGGTGTCCGACGGCATTTCCATGGGACATGAGGGCATGCACTTCTCCCTGGTGTCGCGTGAAGTCATTGCCGACTCCGTGGAAACGGTGATGATGGCCGAGCGCCTGGACGGATCGATCCTCCTGGCCGGCTGCGACAAGTCCCTGCCCGGCATGCTGATGGCTGCCGCGCGGCTGGATCTCTCCAGCGTCTTCCTGTACGCCGGTTCCATCATGCCCGGCTTCGCCAAGATGGAAGACGGCACCGAGCGGGAAGTGACGCTCATTGATGCTTTCGAAGCCGTGGGTGCCTGCGCCGCCGGCAAGATGAGCCTCAAGGACCTGGACACCATCGAACGTGCCATCTGCCCGGGCGAAGGCGCCTGCGGCGGCATGTACACAGCCAACACCATGGCCTGCATCGGTGAAGCACTGGGTATGTCCCTTCCCGGTTCCGCCGCGCCGCCCTCGGCCGACCGCCGGCGCGACGAGTTCGCCCGCAAGTCCGGCGAAGCCGTGGTCAACCTGCTGCGCAAGGGCATCACCGCCCGCGACATCATGACCAAAAAAGCCTTCGAAAACGCCATTGCCGTCACCATGGCCTTCGGCGGTTCCACCAACGCCGTCCTGCACCTGCTGGCCATCGCCCGCGAAGCTCATGTGGACCTCACGCTGGAGGACTTCAACCGCATCGGTGACCGGATTCCGCACCTGGGGGACCTGAAGCCCTTCGGCCGGTACGTGATGCACGACGTCGACAAGATCGGCGGCGTGCCGGTGATCATGAAGGCACTGCTCGACGCCGGCCTGATCCACGGCGACTGCCTCACCGTCACGGGCAAGACCGTTGCGGAAAACCTGGCCTCCATCAATCCGCCGGACCCCGACGGCAAGGTCCTGCGCGCCATGGACAACCCCATCCATAAGACCGGCGGCATCACCATCCTGCACGGTTCCATGGCACCCGAGGGCGCCGTCGTGAAGAGCGCCGGCTTTGACGCCGATGTCTTCGAAGGCACCGCCCGCGTGTTCGAACGTGAACAGGGTGCACTGGATGCCCTGGACCACGGAGAAATCCACGCCGGCGACGTCGTCGTCATCCGCTACGAGGGACCCAAGGGCGGACCGGGCATGCGCGAAATGCTCGCCATCACCGGTGCCATCAAGGGAGCGGGTCTGGGCAAGGACGTCCTGCTGCTCACTGACGGCCGGTTCTCCGGCGGCACCACGGGCCTGTGCATCGGCCATGTGGCGCCGGAAGCGGTCGACGGCGGTCCCATTGCCTTCGTGAAGGACGGCGACCGGATCCGCGTGGACATCGCCGCGCGCAGCTTCGACCTGCTGGTCGACGAGTCCGAGCTGGAAGCGCGCAAGGTTGGCTGGAAGCCGCTGCCGGGCAAGTTCACCACCGGCGTGCTGGGCAAGTACACCAAACTGGTCAACTCTGCCTCCACCGGCGCTTACTGCGGTTGA